One window from the genome of Babylonia areolata isolate BAREFJ2019XMU chromosome 13, ASM4173473v1, whole genome shotgun sequence encodes:
- the LOC143289190 gene encoding uncharacterized protein LOC143289190 — MDPSPSSNSVSSSASSACSSSHYATVMVSCAGGGSISESASSDRLLPPARDSVSVQGRHSARAARRMAIASLAVSVLCVAGVVAVALWLTVLSKKGDLLPLDRVVGKGEEVCVPCVQISPSPLLSPSSSPSPLWAGLDVRGGGLEGQGEGGNNDTEDEMTCCASTPAQFALLFKLILQRQQAVKKLADALESETKKNLSDVTADDLLKNVTQLGVSAVSAHLLFKPDKSAKAGQARQPKWKSPSESPLSHVKAGLSLHNNGIVVSSPGRYFVYLQVLFSPSSSPSAHSVASAYVERFSILRPSASGLLLKTRHTRHDVTEDRHSSYVGAVYHLHRGDWLYVKVSDPDLLSHDDVGTFFGLFRVGD, encoded by the exons ATGGATCCATCACCCAGCTCGAACAGCGTCTCTTCCTCGGCCTCTTCCGCATGCAGCAGCTCGCACTACGCTACCGTCATGGTTTCATGCGCCGGCGGCGGCAGCATTTCGGAGAGCGCTTCCAGTGATCGTCTGCTTCCCCCCGCCCGCGACTCAGTGTCCGTGCAGGGACGTCACTCCGCACGTGCGGCACGGCGGATGGCGATAGCGTCCCTTGCCGTGAGCGTTCTGTGCGTggcgggggtggtggcggtggcgctGTGGTTGACGGTGCTCAGCAAGAAGGGGGACCTGCTCCCACTTGacagggtggtggggaagggggaggaggtgtgtgtgccgtgcgtgcagATCAGCCCCAGCCCCctgctgtccccctcctcctccccctcccccctgtgggCGGGGCTGGAcgtgaggggagggggactggaggggcagggggaggggggaaacaacGACACGGAGGACGAGATGACCTGCTGTGCCTCCACGCCCGCTCAGTTCGCCCTGCTCTTCAAACTg ATCCTTCAGAGACAACAGGCTGTCAAGAAGCTGGCAG ACGCGCTGGAGAGCGAGACGAAGAAGAACTTGAGTGACGTCACAGCCGATGACCTGTTGAAGAACGTGACGCAGTTAGGGGTGTCAGCAGTGTCTGCCCACCTTCTCTTCAAGCCAGACAAGTCCGCCAAAGCAG GGCAGGCCAGACAGCCGAAGTGGAAGTCTCCCAGCGAGAGTCCCCTGTCCCACGTGAAGGCCGGCCTCAGCCTCCATAACAACGGCATCGTGGTCAGCTCCCCGGGGCGATACTTCGTTTACCTGCAGGTCCTCTTCagcccttcctcctctccctcggcCCACTCCGTGGCCAGTGCTTACGTCGAGCGCTTCAGCATCCTCAGGCCTTCCGCTTCCGGTCTCCTGTTGAAGACGCGTCACACCCGTCATGACGTCACCGAGGACCGCCACAGCAGCTACGTGGGGGCGGTGTATCACCTGCACAGGGGGGACTGGCTGTACGTCAAGGTGTCCGACCCTGACCTCCTTTCTCACGACGACGTGGGCACCTTCTTCGGGCTATTCAGGGTCGGGGATTag